Proteins found in one Megalobrama amblycephala isolate DHTTF-2021 linkage group LG5, ASM1881202v1, whole genome shotgun sequence genomic segment:
- the fgfbp3 gene encoding fibroblast growth factor-binding protein 1, which produces MRGQSLLFTFSLLFLLLTFSEAKKKSKQPSDAVAGSESTAINPLLGSGQLSTKDGHRCTWETLERGANILLQVSCSAPAEEGLRPPYTCQFAGKPQECSVYSTQSSQYWKQVVSKLKKRKNACEGEKVLKTRLCKKAPSASHMKLTERSGEETTTHISDGKQEESKLKTEAPVRKEKEVQKEKEEEVKKEEDEGFGEVLNDGVSDMEPAVSYCGEGWHSVCSFFVKFFDG; this is translated from the coding sequence ATGCGAGGGCAGAGTCTTCTGTTCACCTTttccctcctcttcctcctcctaaCATTTTCTGAGGCAAAAAAGAAATCCAAGCAACCATCAGATGCAGTAGCTGGATCAGAAAGTACGGCCATAAATCCCTTGCTGGGGTCAGGTCAACTAAGCACTAAGGATGGGCACCGCTGCACCTGGGAGACGCTAGAGAGAGGAGCTAACATCCTGCTCCAGGTGAGCTGCTCTGCCCCTGCGGAGGAGGGGCTCAGACCTCCCTACACATGCCAGTTTGCTGGAAAACCTCAGGAATGCTCCGTGTACAGCACCCAGTCCTCCCAGTACTGGAAACAAGTGGTGAGCAAATTGAAGAAGCGAAAGAACGCTTGCGAGGGGGAGAAAGTCCTGAAAACACGCCTGTGTAAGAAAGCGCCCAGCGCATCTCACATGAAACTCACAGAGAGAAGCGGAGAAGAGACGACCACACACATTAGCGATGGAAAGCAAGAAGAGAGCAAGCTCAAAACAGAGGCGCCCGTGAGGAAAGAAAAAGAAGTACAGAAAGAGAAGGAAGAGGAGGTGAAGAAAGAAGAGGATGAGGGGTTCGGAGAAGTACTGAATGATGGAGTCTCAGACATGGAGCCTGCTGTGAGCTACTGCGGAGAGGGATGGCATTCTGTATGCAGCTTTTTTGTCAAGTTTTTTGATGGTTAA